One genomic region from Candida albicans SC5314 chromosome 6, complete sequence encodes:
- the CAN2 gene encoding arginine permease (Basic amino acid permease; arginine metabolism; regulated by Nrg1/Tup1; caspofungin, flucytosine induced; colony morphology-related regulation by Ssn6; Hap43-repressed; rat catheter and Spider biofilm induced; promoter bound by Efg1), which yields MFEVGEKYPVESSSSSNDIESRGVQPITSLKDNKSIGMIEKDNDDLSCEQYSTCDEVKRDLKARHVSMIAIGGTIGTGLFISTGSLLHTTGPVMSLISFLFVTTLAYSVTQSLGEMTTYIPVSGSFAQFITRWVSKSCGAANGWLYWFSWAITFALELSVVGQVIQYWTDAVPLAGWISIFFVLLTTFNLFPVKYYGEVEFWIASTKVIAIVGWLIYAFCMVCGAGKTGPVGFRYWRNGYAWGDGMIVSNNGKYAISFINGLINAVFTFQGTELVAVTAGEASPRAIRSAIKKVMFRILVFYVLCMLFIGLLVPYNDPKLTQDGGFTRNSPFLIAMENSGTKVLPHIFNAVIVTTIISAGNSNVYSGSRILYGLAQAGVAPKFFLKTNKGGVPYFAVLFTAAFGALGYLACSEDGNKAFTWLLNIIATAGLIAWGFISVSHVRFMNVLRKRGLSRDILPYKAFFMPYSAYYAIIIIFIVVLIQGFTVFWDFNASDFFTAYISVILFVVLWIGFHFFFYGFGKDSFKWENILIPLDDCDIDSGVRDINDAEFDVPEPKNVWERFWLLIA from the coding sequence atgTTTGAAGTAGGTGAAAAATATCCTGTTGAAAGCAGCAGTAGTTCAAATGACATAGAATCTCGTGGTGTTCAACCTATAACATCCCTCAAAgacaataaatcaataggAATGATAGAGaaagataatgatgatcTATCATGTGAACAATATAGTACTTGTGATGAAGTCAAAAGAGATTTAAAAGCAAGACATGTTTCTATGATTGCCATTGGTGGTACAATAGGTACAGGGTTATTCATATCCACTGGTTCTTTACTTCACACCACTGGTCCAGTAATGTcattaatatcatttttatttgtcaCAACTTTAGCATATTCAGTTACACAATCACTTGGGGAAATGACAACATATATCCCCGTTTCTGGATCATTTGCCCAATTTATAACTCGTTGGGTTTCAAAAAGTTGTGGTGCTGCTAATGGTTGGTTATATTGGTTTTCATGGGCCATAACATTCGCTTTAGAATTATCAGTTGTTGGTCAAGTCATACAATATTGGACTGATGCTGTACCATTAGCTGGTTGgatttccatttttttcgTCTTATTAACtacatttaatttattcCCGGTGAAATATTATGGAGAGGTTGAATTTTGGATTGCTTCAACTAAAGTAATTGCTATTGTTGGGTGGCTCATATATGCATTTTGTATGGTTTGTGGGGCTGGTAAAACTGGACCAGTTGGGTTCCGTTATTGGCGGAATGGATATGCATGGGGTGATGGGATGATAGTTCTGAATAATGGTAAATACGCCATTTCTTTCATTAATGGTCTTATCAATGCTGTTTTTACTTTCCAAGGTACTGAATTGGTTGCTGTTACTGCGGGTGAAGCTTCTCCAAGAGCAATCCGTAGTGCAATTAAAAAAGTCATGTTCAGAATTTTGGTATTCTATGTCTTGTGTATGCTTTTCATTGGTCTTTTGGTTCCTTACAACGATCCAAAGCTTACTCAAGATGGTGGTTTTACAAGAAACTCTCCATTCCTTATTGCTATGGAAAATTCCGGTACTAAAGTTTTACCACACATTTTCAATGCAGTGATCGttacaacaattatttCAGCTGGTAATTCCAATGTTTATTCGGGATCACGTATTCTTTACGGGTTAGCCCAAGCTGGTGTAGCTCCTAAATTTTTCCTTAAAACTAACAAAGGTGGTGTTCCATATTTTGCTGTCTTGTTCACTGCGGCATTTGGTGCATTGGGATATTTAGCATGTTCGGAAGATGGTAATAAAGCTTTCACTTGGTTATTGAATATTATTGCCACTGCTGGATTGATCGCTTGGGGATTCATTTCTGTGAGTCATGTCAGATTCATGAATGTTCTTAGAAAAAGAGGTTTAAGTCGAGACATTTTACCTTATAAAGCTTTTTTCATGCCATATAGTGCATATTAtgccattattattatattcattGTTGTGTTGATTCAAGGTTTCACAGTGTTTTGGGACTTCAATGCTAGTGATTTCTTCACTGCCTATATATCCGTGatattatttgttgttctttGGATTGGTTTccactttttcttttacgGGTTTGGTAAAGATTCTTTTAAATGGGAAAACATATTAATCCCATTGGATGATTGTGATATTGATTCTGGTGTTAGAGATATTAATGATGCTGAATTTGATGTACCTGAACCTAAAAATGTTTGGGAAAGATTCTGGTTACTTATTGCTTAA
- the SEC9 gene encoding Sec9p (t-SNARE protein required for secretory vesicle-membrane fusion), translating to MGIKKMFQKKEPTEQEIREELSRVGISTRSNNTRQEKFGAFKNYAQERANMKPQLGPVGGNPYANINPGTNNNNNNPYANDNGNNSTGNPNNNSNSNNGGNPYGGGVTNNNPYGGSGGNGRGSSPSPYAPTTSTTTRSSNPYGNNNGSRSSQNTSSPYAKSTNNSSYSNSPYSGSTVNNGNRGGHSNNSNSSAGGNPYAAGGRSSQSQNSRDNVYTAPATRTSTRQTQGYGGGDTDSTLDLNAIPSHQMFDNKKPIKRNQQSSQQPANDYNLDLNDEYGEEEDLNLDISEVPEEQQQINSEDEEVEAIKQDIKFVKQESVQSTRNTLRMAQEADASGTNTLGMLGSQSERLYNAEQNLLLAETQTQIADEKVKELKRLNRSIFIPANGNPFNKKSRLRQQEEKIKNQKLQEKYIRENNRQEMFASEQRIKQGITNNSTNNDVYNKYQDEKNLSAAKRYQFENDSEDDDMEKEIASNLNQIDQYAKKLKGLANTMGTEVDNQNTRLKKIEESADKLDINVHMNTTRLNNIR from the coding sequence ATGGGTATTAAGAAAATGtttcaaaagaaagaacCAACCGAACAAGAAATTCGTGAAGAATTAAGTCGAGTTGGCATTTCTACAAGATCAAATAATACTCGACAAGAGAAGTTTGGTgcatttaaaaattatgCTCAAGAACGAGCTAATATGAAACCACAATTAGGACCAGTTGGTGGTAATCCTTATGCCAATATTAATCCTGGgaccaacaataataataataatccatATGCCAATGATAATGGGAATAATAGTACTGGCAAccccaacaacaacagcaacagcaacaacgGTGGTAACCCCtatggtggtggtgttactaataataatcctTATGGAGGCTCTGGTGGTAATGGAAGAGGATCATCACCTAGTCCTTATGCACCGACTACATCAACAACTACTAGATCATCTAATCCATATGGAAACAATAATGGTTCTAGATCAAGTCAAAACACTTCTAGTCCTTATGCCAAATCAACTAACAATTCATCATATTCTAACTCACCGTATTCTGGATCAACTGTAAATAATGGTAATCGTGGCGGCCatagcaacaacagcaatagTTCTGCTGGTGGTAACCCTTATGCTGCCGGTGGTAGAAGTTCACAATCTCAAAATTCACGAGACAATGTATATACAGCTCCTGCCACTCGTACATCAACTAGACAAACTCAAGGATATGGAGGTGGTGATACCGATTCGACTCTTGACCTTAATGCCATTCCATCACATCAAATGTTTGATAATAAGAAACCGatcaaaagaaatcaacaaaGTTCACAACAACCTGCCaatgattataatttagatttaaatgatgaatatGGCGAAGAAGAAGACTTGAATTTGGATATAAGTGAAGTACCtgaagaacaacaacaaatcaattctgaagatgaagaagtaGAAGCCATTAAACAAGATATTAAATTTGTCAAACAAGAATCAGTTCAAAGTACCAGAAATACTCTTAGAATGGCACAAGAAGCTGATGCATCGGGTACTAATACTTTAGGAATGTTAGGATCGCAACTGGAACGATTATATAATGCTGAACAAAACTTATTATTAGCAGAAACACAAACTCAAATAGCTGATGAAAAAgttaaagaattgaaacgATTAAATCGATCGATTTTCATTCCAGCTAATGGTAATCCATTTAATAAGAAATCTCGATTACgtcaacaagaagaaaaaattaagaatcaaaaattacaagaaaaatatattcGTGAAAATAATCGTCAAGAAATGTTTGCTAGTGAACAACGTATAAAACAAGGAATCACGAATAATTCAACTAATAATGAtgtttataataaatatcaagatgaaaaaaatttatcagcTGCTAAAAgatatcaatttgaaaatgatagtgaagatgatgatatggaaaaagaaattgctctgaatttgaatcaaattgatcaatatgctaaaaaattgaaaggaTTAGCTAATACTATGGGTACTGAAGttgataatcaaaatactagattgaagaaaattgaGGAAAGTGCTGATAAATTGGATATTAATGTTCATATGAATACTACTAGATTGAATAATATTCGTtag
- a CDS encoding uncharacterized protein (Ortholog of C. dubliniensis CD36 : Cd36_61190, C. parapsilosis CDC317 : CPAR2_603230, Candida tenuis NRRL Y-1498 : cten_CGOB_00054 and Debaryomyces hansenii CBS767 : DEHA2E21142g): MMLAADNKSATTQTPEVAAPSGRKRRKYEKVDRLHFFSLGTTTPTTTTTPVPSTRDPSPKVSILDTDNKSTSPELNSQKINTSGDNDSITQEITQLSDPIKKISTIKQNQKVLNSHTQSRKINQEDALNSLGDSNLSSSTDQLARKSKPDSNSQKSGSNSGSNSPSINNKEEGQDDEEITQIGSKRKNKDETTNDDQKPFKIPKFTPKVSLVDAVLKVQELNKSSNLDLESEFEINENLQNLAIVEIVDLVNPRNRRNKNKSVDDDTESRYAGRKNFKKFKKNKKLSSNNNNNNRRRIGLYTVEDNSNEDEDDEDEEQNDTTRDENHYKGYF, from the coding sequence ATGATGTTGGCAGCAGATAACAAATCAGCAACAACACAAACGCCTGAGGTGGCGGCACCTTCAGGGAGAAAGAGAAGGaaatatgaaaaagttgataGATTACATTTCTTCTCCTTAGGTACgacaacaccaacaactacaactacacCAGTACCATCTACACGTGATCCATCCCCTAAAGTATCAATCTTGGACACTGACAATAAAAGCACATCACCAGAATTAAATAGTCAGAAAATTAATACCAGTGGtgataatgattcaataaCTCAAGAAATAACACAATTAAGTGATCccattaaaaaaatttcaacgATAaagcaaaatcaaaaagtgTTGAATTCTCATACGCAAAGTCGTAAAATCAACCAAGAAGATGCACTTAATAGTTTGGGTGATTCgaatttatcatcatcaactgATCAATTAGCAAGGAAATCTAAACCAGATTCCAATTCACAAAAATCTGGTTCAAATTCTGGTTCAAATTCtccatcaattaataataaggAAGAAGGACAAGACGATGAAGAAATCACACAAATTGGATCAAAACGTAAGAATAAAGATGAAACTACTAATGATGATCAAAAACCATTtaaaattccaaaatttaCACCAAAAGTATCATTAGTAGATGCAGTTTTAAAAgttcaagaattgaataaatcatcaaatttagatttggaatctgaatttgaaattaatgaaaatttacaaaatttgGCAATTGtggaaattgttgatttagtTAATCCTAGAAATCGTCGTAATAAAAATAAGagtgttgatgatgatactGAATCGAGATATGCTGGAAGgaaaaatttcaagaaatttaaaaagaataaaaaactatcatcaaataacaataataataatcgaAGAAGAATTGGGCTATATACTGTTGAAGATAATTCAAacgaagatgaagatgacgaGGATGAGGAACAGAATGATACAACTAGAGATGAGAACCATTATAAAGGTTATTTTTAG
- a CDS encoding uncharacterized protein (Ortholog of Candida tropicalis MYA-3404 : CTRG_02973 and Candida albicans WO-1 : CAWG_05252): MWITYHKDDPRGEYKHLSPETNYTVGRDENTDIKFWSPKVSRELIELITGPNIGNTQPPSSSSSSSSIGSDKTLLIIRICSRAKTIINGKTYKLLSKDSKPEEIDFTNEFKLKIETIPQIDKQTGQIITQDTPLFIEWIPFKLYISANEKCDQNHYKTIIKDHGIDIQIVDNIMDATHYYYDSDNGNNHIKSEEQKDEFKLAIIKGIPILNSQWLQKVLGHDNEDGYNSVKDWLLDIDYKKYLPKKDDHYLPKSYRLKPLNNVKLVSLERINWLETIIG; this comes from the exons ATGTGGATAACATATCATAAAGATGATCCAAGAGGAG AATATAAACATTTATCACCAGAAACAAATTATACCGTGGGACGTGATGAAAATACTGATATAAAATTCTGGTCACCTAAAGTATCAAgagaattgattgaattaataACTGGACCCAACATAGGCAATACCCAACCAccatcatcgtcatcgtcttcttcttcaatagGTAGTGATAAAACATTATTAATCATTAGAATATGTAGTCGAGCGAAAACGATTATAAATGGGAAAAcatataaattattatcaaaagaTAGTAAaccagaagaaattgatttcacaaatgaattcaaattgaaaattgaaactattccacaaattgataaacaaacaGGACAAATAATAACTCAAGATACTCCATTGTTCATTGAATGGATTCCCtttaaattatatattaGTGCAAATGAGAAATGTGatcaaaatcattacaaaacaataataaaagatCATGGTATTGATATTCAAATCGTTGATAATATAATGGATGCCactcattattattatgataGTGATAATGGTAACAACCATATCAAGCTGgaagaacaaaaagatgaattcaaattggCAATTATTAAGGGTATCccaattttaaattcacAATGGTTACAAAAAGTATTAGGTCATGATAATGAGGATGGGTATAATAGTGTTAAGGATTGGCTTTTGGATATAGATTATAAGAAATACTTACCAAAAAAGGATGATCACTATTTACCGAAAAGTTATAGATTAAAGCCATTAAATAATGTTAAATTAGTATCATTGGAGAGAATAAATTGGTTGGAAACAATAATTGGGTAG
- the CIP1 gene encoding Cip1p (Possible oxidoreductase; transcript induced by cadmium but not other heavy metals, heat shock, yeast-hypha switch, oxidative stress (via Cap1), or macrophage interaction; stationary phase enriched protein; Spider biofilm induced), with amino-acid sequence MSKVSITIIGLNGFLGKPVLEAINSGIFDDKINFPIKAITRKEPETKNDKIEYVVSEINEESIKSTLSQKLSGTDVIIELIGPNPEAFANIEKLIDAIKPKLFIPSQFGTDIPKVDEYAPGFLGIKTQHSENVRKLGVKVVDIITSLFAVPGAFLYEWVGSTGINADDKTVKLIGDINQQFDISKLEDVGKAVLSIATNPNPRELPDTIRIGSDRITVKDVIDRYSKDHNVELKVVSEQSAEDAKKEFTESLKAGFDGEKFLWYLQVIAAQGLDKGLLSSKLDNELVNPGESLWKWGKY; translated from the coding sequence ATGTCTAAAGTCTCAATTACTATCATCGGTTTGAATGGTTTCTTAGGTAAACCAGTTCTTGAAGCTATCAATTCTGGTATTTTTGACGATAAAATCAACTTCCCAATCAAGGCAATTACCAGAAAGGAACCAGAAACTAAAAAtgacaaaattgaatacGTTGTTTCTGAAATCAATGaagaatcaattaaatcaaccTTGAGCCAAAAATTATCCGGTACTGatgttattattgaattaattgGTCCAAATCCAGAGGCTTTCGCTAATATcgaaaaattaattgatgcAATTAAACCAAAATTATTCATTCCATCACAATTTGGTACTGATATTCCTAAAGTTGATGAATATGCTCCAGGGTTTTTAGGAATCAAAACTCAACATTCAGAAAATGTCAGAAAATTAGGAGTtaaagttgttgatattaTAACTTCGTTATTTGCTGTTCCAGGAGCTTTTCTTTATGAATGGGTTGGTTCAACTGGTATCAATGCTGATGACAAAACTGTTAAACTTATTGGTGACattaatcaacaatttgatatttctaAATTAGAAGATGTTGGTAAAGCTGTACTTTCTATTGCTACTAATCCTAATCCAAGAGAATTACCAGATACCATTAGAATTGGTTCTGATAGAATTACTGTCAAAGATGTCATTGATAGATATTCTAAAGATCATAATgttgaattgaaagttGTTTCTGAACAATCTGCAGAAGATGCCAAGAAAGAGTTTACTGAATCTTTGAAAGCTGGTTTTGATGGTGAGAAATTCTTATGGTATTTACAAGTTATTGCTGCTCAAGGTTTAGATAAAGGTTTACTCTCCAGTAAATTGGACAACGAATTGGTCAACCCAGGTGAGTCTTTATGGAAATGGGGCAAGTACTAA
- a CDS encoding RNA helicase (DEAH-box ATP-dependent RNA helicase, required for 18S rRNA synthesis; rat catheter biofilm induced), giving the protein MTDQIKGDEHNQVNGSKKRKRKRNKNKKNDNNTPVETSEPIPTPVYEDDIHRQNKKFKFNEEGEMEKPQESPEEQLELVADQGEPCTEEPLPQHEGFEEIEVTDDIDETEEPENLPTRTQQEKHQHGKNKFKQKLEFKRKTVVYKDQDDEDDEEENNTFNFSQNSFQLAATAQQLLQIREKLPIYHHKDKIIECINNNQVTIVIGETGSGKSTQIPQFLMPENPKMIGVTQPRRVAAASLAARVSEEYGCKLGQDVGYQVRFTNMTNRQTKLKYLTDGMLLREIMLDSNLTKYSTIILDEAHERTILTDLIMGFLKQIITSGKRKDLKIVVMSATLNAELFSNFFDNAPILYIEGKMYPVSQFYLDAESEDIVDTMIRSIIQINLNEPEGDILCFLPGQEEIDNCVKSLEQLAPQLPREAPLIVPLPLYAALSPGQQSKIFEKLPKGRRKVILATNIAETSITVSGVKYVIDSGLRKIKVWKHNLGLSTLLTTPISQASARQRAGRAGRESEGKVFRLYPESTYMALPKQQESEIKRNDIILPVLTLKKLGVDDLLNWSWLEYPGQDAILSALNTLYTLGALNDSGKVTTLGYKMSILPLPPQLSVVLITAAEFGVLSPVIDIASCLSVDNLITNVTGEARDEINFKRRQHCPLGNIHGDLIALYEYFQAYQAQGKEWCKELAFSFKGFKNVEKIKYQLQEYMMTTIKQDDSLTNAEKDKQLAKLRAQLDNEETDRQLDIPSILKSFLKGYITNTAVGMPDRSFRTFNTGQLISVHPSSTLFGKPNMDAIMYIEYVFTTKGYARNVSAIELSWLQEIAPHVIGGVKVNIND; this is encoded by the coding sequence ATGACAGATCAGATTAAAGGGGATGAACATAACCAAGTAAATGGTagtaaaaaaagaaagagaaagagaaataagaacaagaaaaatgacAACAACACACCAGTAGAGACTTCCGAACCAATACCGACACCTGTTTATGAAGATGATATCCATcgacaaaataaaaagttcaaattcaatgaGGAAGGGGAAATGGAGAAACCTCAAGAGTCACCTGAAGAACAACTAGAATTAGTGGCAGATCAAGGGGAACCTTGCACTGAAGAACCTTTACCACAACATGAAGGTTTCGAAGAGATTGAAGTAACTGACGACATAGATGAAACAGAAGAACCAGAGAATCTTCCAACAAGGACtcaacaagaaaaacatCAACACGGTaagaataaatttaaacaaaagcttgaattcaaaagaaaaaccgTTGTATATAAAGAtcaagatgatgaagacgatgaggaagaaaataatactttcaatttttcacaaAATTCGTTTCAACTTGCAGCCACCGCCCAACAATTGTTACAAATTAGAGAGAAATTGCCCATTTATCATCATAAGgataaaatcattgaatgcattaataataatcaagtCACTATCGTCATTGGTGAAACCGGTTCAGGTAAATCAACACAAATCCCTCAATTTTTAATGCCAGAAAACCCAAAAATGATTGGCGTGACACAACCAAGAAGAGTTGCCGCTGCTTCTTTAGCAGCAAGAGTAAGTGAAGAATATGGATGTAAATTAGGTCAAGATGTTGGGTATCAAGTTAGATTCACTAATATGACTAACAgacaaacaaaattgaaatatttaacTGATGGTATGCTTCTACGAGAAATCATGCTTGATCTGAATTTGACtaaatattcaacaattatcCTAGATGAAGCGCATGAAAGAACTATTTTGACTGATTTAATCATGGGgtttttgaaacaaattattacttctggtaaaagaaaagatttgaaaatcgTAGTTATGAGTGCTACTTTGAATGCCGAATTATTTAGTAATTTCTTTGATAATGCTCCTATTTTATACATTGAAGGTAAAATGTATCCAGTTTCACAATTCTACTTAGATGCTGAATCTGAAGATATTGTGGATACCATGATCAGAAgtataattcaaatcaatcttAATGAACCCGAGGGGGATATTCTTTGCTTCTTACCTGGGCAAGaggaaattgataattgtgTTAAAAGTTTAGAACAATTAGCACCTCAACTACCTAGGGAGGCACCATTGATTGTTCCTTTACCTTTATATGCAGCTTTATCACCTGGCCAACAATCTAAAATATTCGAAAAATTACCCAagggaagaagaaaagtgATTTTGGCGACAAATATTGCTGAAACATCCATTACTGTTTCTGGTGTTAAATATGTTATAGATTCCGGATTAAGGAAAATTAAAGTTTGGAAACATAATTTAGGACTTTCTACATTATTGACTACCCCTATTTCACAAGCTTCAGCAAGACAAAGAGCCGGGAGAGCAGGTAGAGAATCTGAAGGTAAAGTATTCAGATTATATCCTGAATCTACTTATATGGCACTtccaaaacaacaagaatctgaaattaaaagaaatgatATTATTTTACCAGTTTtgacattgaaaaaattaggtgttgatgatttactTAATTGGAGTTGGTTAGAATACCCAGGACAAGACGCCATTTTGAGTGCATTAAATACATTGTATACGTTGGGTGCATTGAACGATTCAGGGAAAGTAACTACATTGGGTTATAAAATGTCTATTTTACCACTTCCTCCACAATTATCAGTAGTATTAATAACTGCTGCAGAATTCGGTGTGTTATCACCGGTTATTGATATTGCATCATGTCTTTCAGTCGATAATTTGATTACTAATGTCACTGGTGAAGCCAGagatgaaatcaatttcaaaagaaGACAACATTGTCCCTTGGGAAATATCCATGGTGATTTGATTGCCTTATATGAATATTTCCAAGCATATCAAGCTCAAGGTAAAGAATGGTGTAAAGAATTAGCATTTAGTTTCAAAGGTTTCAAAAATGtggaaaaaatcaaatatcaattacaGGAATATATGATGACTACTATTAAACAAGATGATTCATTAACCAATGCTGAAAAGGATAAACAATTGGCAAAACTCAGGGCACAATTagataatgaagaaactGATAGACAATTGGATATTCCTTCAATCCTCAAATCGTTTCTCAAAGGTTATATCACAAACACTGCAGTTGGTATGCCAGATAGATCATTTAGAACATTCAATACTGgtcaattgatttctgTCCATCCCTCGTCTACTTTATTCGGGAAACCAAATATGGATGCCATTATGTATATAGAATATGTGTTTACCACAAAAGGTTATGCCCGTAATGTCTCAGCTATTGAATTATCATGGTTACAAGAAATCGCCCCTCATGTCATTGGTGGTGTTAAAGttaatattaatgattaA
- a CDS encoding tyrosine--tRNA ligase (Probable mitochondrial tyrosyl-tRNA synthetase, based on conservation in other fungi), which produces MLKTHTRNIPLIRRLARFNSTIARDPVTIIPTIYELTEAKDLTPETNPDNSLLEYLQSRHLIESITDDNLYKLTKRGSNHKFKLYCGADPTASSLHLGNLLPLMVLLHFKMSGNDVVGLVGGATGLVGDPSGRKTERNKIDEVEVEDNVTKIQRQISTFLSNGIEYAKSRQFPMTEKVGDTTSVNNASWWENVKMLEFLATYGRHIRVSSMLARDSIQSRLESGGIGFNEFTYQILQAYDFWHLYKDENVNMQVGGNDQWGNITAGIDLISRLKKFHGKKHEAYGLTVPLLTTSSGEKFGKSAGNAVFIDSSLTTPYQMYQYFINVPDDIVGKLLKVFTLLPLNVIEGELLPKHNSDPGLRIAQRVLAREVVDLIHGVGVGDEMAFITGFLFPTPDQPFNDNVSADKLIENFKRSGILFKRNKPSPDEEIKLSALLADIVGKSKGEMRRLIKAGGVYMGLDRNQIEDPDDVILFDVDNHLIDGKLLLVRVGKQNYYVVEFV; this is translated from the coding sequence ATGTTGAAAACACATACCAGAAACATACCTTTGATTAGAAGGCTTGCTAGatttaattcaacaattgcaAGAGATCCAGTCACTATCATTCCTACCATCTATGAATTGACTGAAGCCAAAGATTTAACACCAGAAACCAATCCCGacaattcattattagaatatttacaaagtcgacatttaattgaatcaataaccgatgataatttatataaattgacTAAACGTGGTTCTAAtcacaaattcaaattatattgTGGTGCTGATCCTACGGCATCATCACTACATTTAGGTaatttattaccattaaTGGTGTTATTACATTTCAAAATGAGTGGTAATGATGTTGTTGGACTTGTTGGAGGTGCTACTGGACTTGTTGGAGATCCAAGTGGGAGGAAAACAGAGCGTAACAAGAttgatgaagttgaagttgaagataATGTGACGAAAATCCAACGACAAATTTCTACATTTTTGAGTAATGGGATAGAATATGCCAAATCAAGACAATTCCCCATGACTGAAAAAGTCGGTGATACTACATCGGTAAATAATGCTTCATGGTGGGAAAACGTGAAGATGTTGGAATTTTTGGCTACATATGGTAGACATATTAGAGTTAGTTCGATGTTAGCACGTGATTCCATTCAATCAAGATTAGAACTGGGTGGAATTGGATTCAATGAATTTACCTATCAGATTCTACAAGCTTATGATTTTTGGCATTTATACAAGGATGAAAATGTTAATATGCAAGTTGGAGGAAATGATCAATGGGGGAATATTACTGCtggtattgatttaatttcacgtttgaagaaatttcaTGGCAAGAAACATGAAGCTTATGGACTTACTGTTCCATTATTGACTACTTCTAGTGGTGAGAAATTTGGTAAATCCGCTGGAAATGCAgtatttattgattctaGTTTGACCACTCCTTATCAAATGTATcaatatttcattaatgTTCCAGATGATATAGTGGgcaaattattaaaagtgTTCACATTATTGCCCTTGAATGTAATTGAAGGTGAATTATTACCTAAACATAACAGTGATCCTGGTTTACGTATTGCTCAACGTGTTTTAGCACGtgaagttgttgatttgatccatggtgttggtgttggtgaCGAAATGGCGTTTATTACGGGATTTTTATTCCCTACTCCAGATCAACcatttaatgataatgtAAGCGCtgataaattgatagaaaattttaaaagatcaggtattttgtttaaaagaaataagCCTTCAcctgatgaagaaatcaaattgagtGCATTATTAGCTGATATTGTTGGTAAATCAAAGGGTGAAATGAGAAGATTGATTAAAGCTGGTGGTGTATACATGGGATTGGacagaaatcaaattgagGATCCAGATGATgttatattatttgatgttgataatcatttgattgatggtaaattgttgttggttaGAGTTGGTAAACAGAATTATTACGTTGTTGAGTTTGTATAA